One Oncorhynchus nerka isolate Pitt River linkage group LG5, Oner_Uvic_2.0, whole genome shotgun sequence genomic window carries:
- the LOC115129461 gene encoding protocadherin-10-like isoform X3, translated as MIVLFLLLCITNGVVSQIRYSVPEEADHGTFVGNIAEDLGLDMTKIASRRFQVVPSSRTPYLEVNMENGILFVNERIDREQICKQSASCLLHLEVFLENPLELFRVEIEVVDINDNPPSFPETDITVEISESATPGTRFPLESAFDPDVGSNALRTYDITTNNYFYLDVQTQTDGNKFAELVLEKPLDREQQAAHRYVLTAVDGGQPPRTGTALLVVKVLDSNDNVPVFDQPVYSVSLQENAPVGTLVIQLNATDLDEGQNGEIVYSFSNHISSRVKDLFAIDARTGRIEVCGEVDFEESSLYQIFVQAKDLGPNAVAAHCKVLVKVTDVNDNAPEITFSTVTESVSERAAPGTVIALLSVTDKDAEENGKIHVEILGDVPFKLKPSFRNYFTIVTDGPLNRENADSYSVTVVAKDTGTPSLATSKSIKVQVSDENDNAPTFTQPLYDVYVTENNVPGAYIHAVTALDPDVGQNALISYSIMDCDIQGMSVKTYVSINEETGYLYALRSFDYEQLKDFIFMVKAKDAGSPELSSNATVKVIIVDQNDNPPSVIAPLGKNGTAREPLPRSAEPGYLVTRIVAMDADDGENARLSYSIQRGNENGMFRMDWRTGELRTARRVSTKRDPNQMYDLLIEVRDHGQPPLSSTASVFVVLVDSVVEDHRERGTAKSKETTLDLTLILIIALGSVSFIFLLAMIVLAVRCQKDKKLNIYTCLTSDCCLGCATCCSRHARARKKKLSKSDIMLVQSANVTGAGTAQVPVEESGSFGSHHQNQNYCYQVCLTPESAKTDLMFLKPCSPSRSTDTDHNPCGAIVTGYTDQQPDIISNGSILSSETKHQRAELSYLVDRPRRVNSSAFQEADLVSSKDSGHGDSEQGDSDHDATNRGHSTGADLFSNCTEECKALGHSDRCWMPSDGRQAADYRSNLHVPGMDSVPDTERGKGFASSFRVDIPETA; from the exons ATGATTGTGCTATTCCTTCTTCTGTGTATTACGAATGGAGTGGTCTCGCAGATACGCTACTCTGTGCCGGAGGAGGCGGATCACGGCACCTTCGTGGGGAATATCGCCGAGGACCTTGGACTGGACATGACCAAAATCGCCTCGCGGCGCTTCCAGGTGGTGCCTAGCTCGCGGACGCCGTACCTGGAAGTGAACATGGAGAACGGGATTCTGTTCGTCAACGAAAGAATTGACCGGGAGCAGATCTGTAAGCAGAGTGCCAGCTGCCTATTACACCTTGAAGTGTTTCTGGAGAACCCACTCGAGCTGTTCCGCGTGGAGATAGAGGTCGTGGATATAAATGACAATCCGCCCAGCTTCCCCGAGACCGACATCACCGTGGAGATTTCAGAGAGCGCTACCCCCGGTACCCGGTTCCCTCTTGAGAGTGCATTCGATCCGGACGTGGGCTCCAATGCGCTGCGCACATACGACATCACCACCAATAACTACTTCTACCTGGATGTGCAGACGCAGACCGACGGGAACAAATTCGCAGAGCTGGTGCTGGAGAAGCCGCTGGACAGGGAGCAGCAGGCGGCCCACAGGTACGTGCTAACTGCGGTGGACGGGGGGCAGCCTCCACGGACAGGCACTGCTCTGCTGGTGGTCAAAGTGCTGGATTCTAACGACAACGTGCCCGTGTTTGACCAGCCGGTGTATTCGGTGAGCCTTCAGGAGAACGCACCGGTGGGGACCCTCGTTATCCAACTGAACGCCACCGACTTGGACGAGGGGCAGAACGGGGAGATAGTGTATTCATTCAGCAACCACATATCCAGCCGCGTCAAGGATCTGTTCGCCATAGATGCGCGCACTGGACGCATCGAGGTGTGCGGCGAGGTGGATTTTGAGGAGAGCAGTTTATATCAAATATTCGTTCAGGCGAAAGATCTTGGACCCAATGCCGTGGCTGCACACTGTAAAGTCCTGGTGAAAGTGACAGACGTAAATGACAATGCTCCTGAGATCACCTTTAGCACCGTGACTGAGTCGGTGAGCGAGAGGGCAGCCCCAGGAACCGTTATAGCCCTGCTGAGCGTGACGGACAAAGATGCCGAGGAAAACGGAAAGATTCATGTAGAAATCCTCGGCGATGTCCCGTTCAAACTCAAACCCTCCTTCAGGAACTATTTCACCATTGTAACAGACGGACCTCTAAATAGGGAGAATGCCGACTCTTATTCAGTGACTGTAGTTGCCAAGGATACAGGGACCCCTTCCCTCGCAACCAGTAAATCAATCAAAGTGCAAGTCTCGGATGAAAATGACAATGCGCCAACGTTTACGCAGCCCTTATATGATGTGTATGTGACTGAAAACAATGTGCCAGGTGCTTATATCCACGCTGTGACCGCTCTGGACCCAGACGTTGGACAGAACGCTCTCATTAGTTACTCCATAATGGATTGTGATATTCAGGGTATGTCTGTGAAAACATATGTGTCAATCAATGAGGAAACGGGCTACCTTTACGCACTCAGATCATTCGATTACGAGCAGCTTAAAGACTTCATTTTCATGGTTAAGGCGAAAGATGCAGGTAGCCCCGAGCTCTCCTCGAACGCCACGGTCAAAGTGATCATCGTAGACCAGAATGACAACCCTCCCTCAGTCATTGCTCCTCTGGGTAAAAATGGCACTGCGAGAGAGCCGCTGCCCCGCTCCGCAGAGCCTGGCTACCTGGTGACCCGTATCGTCGCCATGGACGCAGATGACGGCGAGAACGCACGGCTCTCCTACAGCATCCAGAGGGGGAACGAGAACGGCATGTTCCGTATGGACTGGAGGACAGGAGAGCTGCGCACTGCCCGGCGCGTCTCAACCAAGCGGGACCCCAACCAGATGTATGACCTGTTGATAGAGGTGAGGGACCACGgccagccacccctctcctccaccgcCAGTGTGTTCGTGGTGCTGGTGGACAGCGTGGTGGAGGACCACCGGGAGAGGGGCACCGCCAAGTCCAAGGAGACCACTCTGGACCTCACCCTCATCCTCATCATCGCCCTGGGCTCTGTCTCCTTCATCTTCCTCCTGGCTATGATCGTGCTGGCGGTGCGCTGCCAGAAGGACAAAAAGCTAAATATCTACACGTGCCTCACCAGTGATTGTTGCCTCGGGTGCGCCACATGCTGCAGCAGGCATGCGCGAGCCCGCAAGAAAAAGCTCAGCAAGTCTGATATCATGCTGGTGCAGAGCGCCAACGTCACCGGGGCCGGTACAGCCCAGGTGCCAGTGGAAGAGTCCGGGAGCTTCGGCTCTCACCACCAAAACCAGAACTATTGCTACCAGGTATGTCTGACTCCGGAGTCTGCCAAAACCGACCTCATGTTCCTAAAGCCATGTAGCCCATCTAGGAGCACAGACACCGACCACAACCCGTGCGGGGCCATAGTGACAGGGTACACTGACCAGCAGCCTGACATCATATCAAACGGCAGCATTTTATCAAGCGAG ACCAAACATCAGCGAGCGGAACTCAGTTACCTGGTGGATAGACCTCGGCGTGTGAACAG TTCGGCTTTCCAAGAAGCGGATCTCGTTAGCTCGAAAGACAGTGGTCACGGTGACAGCGAACAGGGCGACAGTGACCATGACGCCACCAATCGAGGTCACTCTACTG